The Planifilum fulgidum DNA segment AAGTGAAAGGGGCAAACAACTGTATAAACGACGGAGTCAGACCATTGAGCGCAGCTTCGCTGACGCCAAAGAACTTCATGAGCTTCGTTATGCACGCTACAGGGGGCTTGCCAAAGTCAGAGAGCAATGCCTCCTTATTGCCGTGGCTCAAAACATCAAAAAAATGGCCTTGCTCCTCTCGAAGAGAGGAAAAGGCTTTGTGATCCGCCTAATTTACCAAATCTAATCTCCTTTATCTGTTTATTCCCCATAAACACGCAACCCCTGGCGCTTTTCTTGCGAAAAGAGCCAGGAGGTTTGTCATCAATCTCGCCCGCTACGAAAGCGGGCCTTTCTTTTGGCCAATCCCTGCCCGGAAGGAATCACCACGGGGTTGCACCACGCGCAAACCGTCATTTCCCGGGAAGCGGCCGGCTCCTCGGCCTCACCGAAATCAAAAACCCGCTTCTCTCCGGGCAAGAGGGGCTTCCGGCCTCAGGTCGGCGACCGGGAAGTGCACATGGGCACGGAGGAGGGCGAGGACCGACACAAAACCAAAGTCCATCTGGCCTACCAAGTGACCGATCTTGCCGGCTGGCGAAAGAAGCTCGCGGAACGCGGCATCTCCGTGCTGGAATCGATCCCGATTCCGGGATGCGACCCGGCCCTTCGGCAACCGGGTGGAGATGATCGAGCGGAAGGATGAAGCGCCTTAAGATGCAGATGTCAGGGGATTCCCTATAAGGGATTCCCCTTTTTCATTTCCGTTCCCCGATTGTTTTCGGAACCATCCTCAAGCTGTTTTTCTTTCCCTCGATGCCGGATCTTACTCCCTGATCTATGGTGAGTTCAACCGTGACGGGCCGGGCGGGACTTTCAGGCGCTTTTCGATGCGTAGACTTAAATCACATCGTTTTGATTCGTGATCAGTTGAACGAATGGACATATCCAGCAGCTTTTCCACTGGGTTTACACGTTGTTGTTCTCCTTTTTGCAAATCACTACCATAGACTCAGTGTACTGGGTCATTGGCCGATCTTTCCAACCGTCACAAATACGAAGCAATTTAAATCTATTTTTATCCAACAGGTGTTTCATCTCTTGCGGATATGTATAGCGAAGATCGATAAAACTTTCCTTTTCCTCAACGAACCGTCCTGCATCGAAAAAACGTCGAATCACTTTGCAATGCTCAATTTGTTTAATTGGATCATATTGTTCTTTTATATAGATCTGTACTGTTCTCCCCTGTGCATCAATCACAGTGCGCCAGAATGTTTCATGATCTGACAATGCGTGTTCCTCAAAGGAAGGAAAATGCGTATCAAAAACGAAAACCCCATGATCTTTTAAACACCGGTATACTGATTGCAACGCTTGATCCTGATCTTCATTGGTTAGAAAATGTTGGAAAACATGTCCGGTCATAAAATCCAAGTGTAATTGGCGACAATCTTGCAAATGCCAATCAATTGAATGACAGGGTGACATTTTTTCTTTTGCTCTGTTGAGCATTTCCTCATGTATATCGACAGCGATCAAGGAATACCCTGCCTCTGCCATGGGAATGGTAATTCTCCCAGTTCCACAGCCCAGTTCCAAAATTTTTTCTCCTTTTTTTACATACTTTTCAGCAAGATCCAAGAGAAAGGGAAGCTCGCTTGAAGACGGATTTTCCAGATCATAAAGAATCGGATCTTCATATTCCGATAAATTGATATCCATTTCATTTTTCCTCCTCTTTTTCATCAAACCAACCCTTCAATTGATAATATTTTGTCTTTTACTTCGACAAAAAAAAGACTGCTGATCTGTTACCCCTATCAGCAGTCTTAACAGTGACCTGCGGGACATCGCTTCCCGCAAAAAATCGTACTCAACCGGAGTCAAGAGAAAGCCGGTCTGTT contains these protein-coding regions:
- a CDS encoding transposase translates to SERGKQLYKRRSQTIERSFADAKELHELRYARYRGLAKVREQCLLIAVAQNIKKMALLLSKRGKGFVIRLIYQI
- a CDS encoding glyoxalase; the protein is MANPCPEGITTGLHHAQTVISREAAGSSASPKSKTRFSPGKRGFRPQVGDREVHMGTEEGEDRHKTKVHLAYQVTDLAGWRKKLAERGISVLESIPIPGCDPALRQPGGDDRAEG
- a CDS encoding class I SAM-dependent methyltransferase; protein product: MDINLSEYEDPILYDLENPSSSELPFLLDLAEKYVKKGEKILELGCGTGRITIPMAEAGYSLIAVDIHEEMLNRAKEKMSPCHSIDWHLQDCRQLHLDFMTGHVFQHFLTNEDQDQALQSVYRCLKDHGVFVFDTHFPSFEEHALSDHETFWRTVIDAQGRTVQIYIKEQYDPIKQIEHCKVIRRFFDAGRFVEEKESFIDLRYTYPQEMKHLLDKNRFKLLRICDGWKDRPMTQYTESMVVICKKENNNV